A window of Nocardia arthritidis genomic DNA:
CGGTGTCGAAGCGGCTGGGCTCCGGGCCGATTCGCCCTCGCGCATAGAGGATTTCGGCGGATGTCGGCGAGGCCAGCACCGGATCGAAGGACAGCTCCCGCATTTCGGGAATATCGTCGAACAGGGCCGAAATGCGTTGCGCCAGTTCGGCGAGCGCGGCCTTGTCGACCCGCGGGCTGGCCGGGGTTCCGGAGAGCAGCGGGGCCGCACGGGGCGCGTCGATGAGGGCCGCGGCCTCGTCGCCGGTGAGCGGCAGCGCGCGGTAGGCGCGGTCGCCGAGCAATTCGATGATCATGCCGGACAGGCCGAATTCGATGACCGAACCGAACGACGGATCGTCCTTGACGCGCAGCACACAGCCGACGCCCTTGGTCGCCATCTTCTGAACGTGCAGCACCGGATCACCGCAGATCTCCACCAGGTCGGTATATGCCTGACGGACCGCGGACGGGCGCCACAGATCCAGCCGCACACCGGTGAGATCCGGTCTGCGACGCCACATTTCGCCGGTCGCCTTCGCCGCCACCGGATAGCCGAGTTCCTCGGCCGCCGCCACCGCCTCGTCCGCGTCGCGCACCTCCCGGAACTCGACGACGCGAATCCCGTAGCAGGACAGCAACTCGACGGCCTCGAGATCCGAAAGCCAGCGTCCCCCGGACTCGTTCATCCATCCGCTGACCAAACGCCGGGCGCGGTCCGCGTCGATCCCGTCGGGCCGCGCGACGTGTGGGGACACCGGACGGCTCCGCCACTCCGCGTAGCGGCGCACCCTGGCCAGCGCTCGGGCGGCACGCTCCGGATCCGGGTAGGACGGAATGGATCCGCGCATCACGCCGGCGCCCGGCCCGCGCACCGCGAGCAGATTCGGCATCCCCTGCTCGGCGACGAAGGTGGTGAGAATCGGTTTCTCCGCATCGGGCACGGCCGCGGCCGCGCTGCGAATGGCGTCGGCGAAATCGGGCACCGAAACCGGCACCGGCGGCGCGAAAACCACTATCAGCGCATCGATTTCGGGTGCACGCAACGCCTCGGCCACCGCATCGAAATAGTCACCGGGCCGCGCCTGCGGGCCCAGGTTCACCGGCTCGCCCACCACCAGCCCCTCACCGTGGGCCGCGTCCACCGCCAGCCAGTCGAGCGCGGTGCTGTTGCCGATCACCGCGAGCCGGGAACCGGACGGCAGCGGCTGGTAAGCCAGCAGCGCGGCACAGTCGAACAGCTCCGAGATCGAATCGACCTGCACGATTCCGGCCTGCGCGAACAGATCTCGCACGATCGAGCGGTCCATATCGGACCGCGCGCCACCCGCCATCCGGCCGCTGCTCACCGCGACGATCGGTTTGGTGCGCGCCACCCGCCGCGCGATCCGGGAGAACTTGCGCGGATTACCGAAACTCTCCAGGTACAGCAGCACCACATCGGTATCGGGCGCGGTGTCCCAGTACTGCAGCAGGTCGTTGCCGGAGACGTCGGCGCGGTTACCCGCCGATACGAAGGTCGACAGTCCCAGGTTGCGGGCGGCGGCCTCACCCAGGATCGCCGCGCCGAGCGGGCCGGACTGGCAGAAGAAACCGATTCGGCCGCGGCCCGGCAGCACCGAGGCCAACGTCGCGTTCAACGAGACCGCCGGATCGGTGTTGGCGACGCCGAGCGCACTCGGCCCGACCACCCGCATCCCGTGTCCCCGTGCGGCGGCGACCAATTCGCGTTCGGCCGCGGCGCCGCCGACACCGGTTTCGCTGAATCCCGCGGTGAGCACGACAAGTCCCTTGACGCCCTTGGCCATACAGTCGTCGAGCACCGAGGCGATCGCCTCCGGCGGCACCGCGACCACCGCGAGGTCCACCTCGTCCGGAATGTCGCGGACCGTCGCGTATGCCCGCACCCCGCGCACCGATTTGCGGTTCGGGTTCACCGGATACACCGGCCCCTGGAACACCCCCGACAGCAGATTGGCCAGCACCGAGCCGCCGACCCGGCCCGCGCCGACCGTCGCACCGATCACCGCGACCGAACCCGGCCGCAGCAGGTTGCCGACGCTGCGCGCCTCGGAGGCCCGCTCGCGCGAATCCCGAACGGACAGCAGGGCTTCGGTCGGATCGATGGCGAACTCCAGATGCAGCACCGAACCGTCCCTGCTGCGCTCCACCTGATAGCCGGCGTCGCGGAATACGGTGACCATCACCGTATTCTCGGCGAGTACCTCCGCGACGAAGGTCTCGATCTTGTTCTCGGCCGCCGCGCCCGCGAGATGTTCCAGCAGCACCGATCCGAGACCGCGACCCTGATGCTCGTCGGCGACCACGAACGCCACCTCGGCAGACCGCGGGCCGGTGCGGTCGAGCAGTTCGTACCGGCCGACCGCGACGATCGATTCCCCGAGTTCCAGCACCAGCCCCACCCGGTCACGATGGTCGACGTGGGTGGAGCGGTACAGGTCCTTCGGCGAAATCCGCGGGTACGGACCGAAATAGCGCAGATACCTGGTGCGGTCGGACAGCGCGGCATGGAACTCCTGCAACCGTCCGGCGTCGTCCGGGGTGATCGGGCGCAGCCGAACGACGCCGCCGTCGGAGGCGAGCACATCGGCGAACCAGTGCTGCGGCGGTGGCGGCGGCACGGCCGGTGTGTCCGGCGAATCCGGTACGGGCGGTTGATCAGTCACGGGTGTCCTCCGGGTCCAGGCCCAGCAACCCGAAGGTGGCCCGGCGGGTGGCCAAGATGGCCGTATCGATGGCTCGCTGCGCGCGGTCGAGGCGCGCGTCCCCAGTCTCCCCCGTGCCGCCGGGACCATCCCAGGCACGGTAGGCGGTATCGCCACCGTCGCCCATGGTGCGCGGCGGCTCGGTGCGCGGCGCGGCCTGGCGCACCAGATCCAGCCAGTCGCCCGGGATTTCGGTGGCCGGATCGATGGCGCGGTCCAGCGCGGTGGCGAGCAGGTGCGTCCAGGCCCGGGGCACCACCCGGACCACGCCGTAGCCACCGCCGCCGACGGCGAGCCAGCGGCCATCGGCGTAGCGATCGGCCAGATCCCGCATCGCCAGGAAGGCCGCGCGCTGCCCGTCCACGGTGAGCTCCAGATCCGCCAGCGGATCCTCCCGATGGGTGTCCACGCCGCATTGGCTGATCAGGATCTGCGGCCGGAAGGCGGCCAGCGCGCCGGGCACCACCGCGTGAAATCCCCGCAGCCACTGGGCATCCCGGGTCCCCGGCGGCACCGGCAGGTTGATCGCGGTACCTGTGCCGGCATCGCATCCGGTCTCCTCGGGCCAACCGGTGCCGGGCCACAGCGTGGCCGGATGCTGATGGATGGAGACCGTCAGCACCCGCGGATCCGCGTAGAACGCGTGCTGCACGCCATCGCCATGGTGCACGTCGACATCCACGTAGGCGATCCGGTCGTAGCCGTGTTCCAGCAGCCACGAAATCGCCACCGCCACATCGTTGTAGACGCAGAATCCGGCCGCGTGACCGGGCATGGCGTGGTGCATGCCGCCGCCGATGCTTACCGCGCGCCGGGTGCGGCCCGCCGCGATCTCGCGCGCCGCCGCCAGCGTCCCGCCGACGATCACCGACGCGGCCTGGTGCATATGCGGGAAGACCGGATTGTCCGGCGACCCGAGCCCATAGGGCGGCGACTGCGGCGAACCAGCGGGCTGATAGGCGTGTTCGACGGCGGCGATGTAATCGGCGGTGTGGATGCGCAGCAGATCGGCGCGGCCGGCCGGATCCGGCGCCAACGGCTCGACACCGTCCAGCAATCCCAGACTTCGGGCCAGCGCCATGGTGAACTTCAGGCGCACCGGCTTCATCGGGTGGTCCGGGGTCCAGGTGTAGTCGAGAAAGTGGTCGGTCCACACCACCGTTCCCGCACTGCGCGACACAGCCATACCGCAACGCTAGCGGGAAGCTACCGGCCCCACGCGGCGTTGCCATGCAGTAGAAATAGAGCCCAGTACCAACACGGCGGCCTGCCGTGTGCCGACGGCTCGCGCGGCACGGCATCGGATTCGGATGCGGCGGTGTGAACCAGGGCGTGCGCAGCGCGGCGCATGAGAGTGCGCGCGACGCAATGCCTGCGGGTCCGGCACACGGTGGTGTCGGCGTGCGTAGGTAGAATTCGTCCCGACGAAGGGGTAAAAGGTGAAGGATCTGGTCGACACCACGGAGATGTACCTCCGTACCATCTACGACCTCGAGGAGGAGGGCGTGGTGCCCCTGCGCGCTCGCATCGCCGAGCGGCTCGAGCAGAGCGGTCCGACGGTGAGCCAGACCGTCGCGCGGATGGAGCGCGACGGTTTGCTGCTGGTCGCCGGTGATCGTCATCTCGAGCTCACCGAGAAGGGCCGCAGCATGGCGGTCGCGGTGATGCGCAAGCACCGGCTGGCCGAGCGGCTGCTGGTCGACATCATCGGATTGGATTGGCAGAACGTACATGCCGAGGCGTGCCGCTGGGAGCACGTGATGAGCGAGGATGTGGAGCGGCGCCTCGTCGAGGTGCTGAACCACCCCACCACCTCCCCGTACGGCAACCCCATCCCCGGCCTCGACGAACTGGGCGTCGTGCCGCAGACCACCGCCGAGGAGAGCCTGGTCCGGCTGTCGGATCTGCCGCACGGCCAGGTGCACGCCGTGGTGGTGCGCAGGCTCGCCGAGCACATCCAGACCGATCCGGACGTCATCGGTCAGTTGCGTGAGGCGGGCGTCGTGCCCGACGCGCGCGTGACCGTCGAGACCAAGCCCGGTGCGGTGCTCATCACCGTGCCCGGTCACTCGGGTTTCGAGCTGTCCGACGAGATGGCCCATGCCGTCCAGGTGAAGTTGGTCTGAGGCGTGCGACTTCTTGTCACGGGTGGCGCGGGTTACGTCGGCGGCGTCTGCGCCCAGGTGTTGCTGGAACAAGGGCATGAGGTCGTCGTGGTCGACGATCTGTCCACCGGAAATGCCGACGGGGTGCCCGAGGGCGCCCGCTTCGTCGATGGCGATATCGCCGAGGTCGCGCCGCGGCTGATCCACGCCGAATCCTTCGACGGCGTCCTGCATTTCGCCGCGCAGTCGCTGGTCGGTGAATCGGTGCAGCAGCCGGAGAAGTACTGGCACGGCAATGTGGTGAAGTCGCTGACGCTGCTGGAGGCGATGCGCGCCGCGGGCACGCCCCGCCTGGTGTTCTCCTCCACCGCGGCGGTGTACGGCGAACCCGAACAGGTGCCGATCACCGAGGACGCGCCGACGCGGCCGACGAATCCGTACGGCGCGTCGAAGCTCGCCATCGACCACGCCATCACCTCGTACGCGATCGCGCACGGGCTCGCCGCGACCAGCCTGCGCTACTTCAACGTGGCGGGCGCGTATGCCGGTCTCGGCGAAAACCGGGTCGTGGAAACCCATCTCATCCCGCTGGTGCTGCAGGTGGCCGCCAGGCACCGCAAGGCGATCTCGATCTTCGGCACCGACTGGCCGACCGCCGACGGCACCGCGGTGCGCGACTACATCCACATCCGCGACCTCGCCCAGGCGCAT
This region includes:
- a CDS encoding metal-dependent transcriptional regulator yields the protein MKDLVDTTEMYLRTIYDLEEEGVVPLRARIAERLEQSGPTVSQTVARMERDGLLLVAGDRHLELTEKGRSMAVAVMRKHRLAERLLVDIIGLDWQNVHAEACRWEHVMSEDVERRLVEVLNHPTTSPYGNPIPGLDELGVVPQTTAEESLVRLSDLPHGQVHAVVVRRLAEHIQTDPDVIGQLREAGVVPDARVTVETKPGAVLITVPGHSGFELSDEMAHAVQVKLV
- a CDS encoding acetoin utilization protein AcuC, with protein sequence MAVSRSAGTVVWTDHFLDYTWTPDHPMKPVRLKFTMALARSLGLLDGVEPLAPDPAGRADLLRIHTADYIAAVEHAYQPAGSPQSPPYGLGSPDNPVFPHMHQAASVIVGGTLAAAREIAAGRTRRAVSIGGGMHHAMPGHAAGFCVYNDVAVAISWLLEHGYDRIAYVDVDVHHGDGVQHAFYADPRVLTVSIHQHPATLWPGTGWPEETGCDAGTGTAINLPVPPGTRDAQWLRGFHAVVPGALAAFRPQILISQCGVDTHREDPLADLELTVDGQRAAFLAMRDLADRYADGRWLAVGGGGYGVVRVVPRAWTHLLATALDRAIDPATEIPGDWLDLVRQAAPRTEPPRTMGDGGDTAYRAWDGPGGTGETGDARLDRAQRAIDTAILATRRATFGLLGLDPEDTRD
- the galE gene encoding UDP-glucose 4-epimerase GalE gives rise to the protein MRLLVTGGAGYVGGVCAQVLLEQGHEVVVVDDLSTGNADGVPEGARFVDGDIAEVAPRLIHAESFDGVLHFAAQSLVGESVQQPEKYWHGNVVKSLTLLEAMRAAGTPRLVFSSTAAVYGEPEQVPITEDAPTRPTNPYGASKLAIDHAITSYAIAHGLAATSLRYFNVAGAYAGLGENRVVETHLIPLVLQVAARHRKAISIFGTDWPTADGTAVRDYIHIRDLAQAHLLALDTATPGTHRIFNLGSGTGFSVREVISACERVTGLPIPAVEAPRRPGDPAVLIASSERAVTELGWRPEHTELDEIVSDAWDFLRALGPRAHSAKS
- a CDS encoding bifunctional GNAT family N-acetyltransferase/acetate--CoA ligase family protein; amino-acid sequence: MTDQPPVPDSPDTPAVPPPPPQHWFADVLASDGGVVRLRPITPDDAGRLQEFHAALSDRTRYLRYFGPYPRISPKDLYRSTHVDHRDRVGLVLELGESIVAVGRYELLDRTGPRSAEVAFVVADEHQGRGLGSVLLEHLAGAAAENKIETFVAEVLAENTVMVTVFRDAGYQVERSRDGSVLHLEFAIDPTEALLSVRDSRERASEARSVGNLLRPGSVAVIGATVGAGRVGGSVLANLLSGVFQGPVYPVNPNRKSVRGVRAYATVRDIPDEVDLAVVAVPPEAIASVLDDCMAKGVKGLVVLTAGFSETGVGGAAAERELVAAARGHGMRVVGPSALGVANTDPAVSLNATLASVLPGRGRIGFFCQSGPLGAAILGEAAARNLGLSTFVSAGNRADVSGNDLLQYWDTAPDTDVVLLYLESFGNPRKFSRIARRVARTKPIVAVSSGRMAGGARSDMDRSIVRDLFAQAGIVQVDSISELFDCAALLAYQPLPSGSRLAVIGNSTALDWLAVDAAHGEGLVVGEPVNLGPQARPGDYFDAVAEALRAPEIDALIVVFAPPVPVSVPDFADAIRSAAAAVPDAEKPILTTFVAEQGMPNLLAVRGPGAGVMRGSIPSYPDPERAARALARVRRYAEWRSRPVSPHVARPDGIDADRARRLVSGWMNESGGRWLSDLEAVELLSCYGIRVVEFREVRDADEAVAAAEELGYPVAAKATGEMWRRRPDLTGVRLDLWRPSAVRQAYTDLVEICGDPVLHVQKMATKGVGCVLRVKDDPSFGSVIEFGLSGMIIELLGDRAYRALPLTGDEAAALIDAPRAAPLLSGTPASPRVDKAALAELAQRISALFDDIPEMRELSFDPVLASPTSAEILYARGRIGPEPSRFDTGPRRLG